The DNA window GACCGATGGCGCCTGGCTGCGCCTGCCGCCACGCACAGGCTGGAGGGCATGGGTCGAGGACGAGCGTCTGCTGCTGGTTTTCGATGGCGCGGGCTGGGTCGGCACCACGCCGAGCGAGTTGCAGAATATGGCGCTGCTCGGGGTCGGCACGACGGCGGATGCATCGAACCCGTTCTCGGCCAAGCTGAACGCCGCGCTCTGGACGGCGAAGACCGTGGCCGAAGGCGGGACCGGCGATCTGTTCTACACCATGAACAAGGAGGCGGCGGGCGACGATCTCGGCCTGACGCTCCAGACAGGCTTCGTCACCAAGGCGCTGGTGGGGCTCTTCGGCTCCGACAGGTTCAGGCTCGCAGTCTCCGCCGACGGCAGCACCTTCTTCGACGGGCTCAGCGTGGACAACGCCACCGGCATCGTCGACCAGCCCCGGCTGCCGCGCTTCAAGGCGTATACCAACTACGACAACTATGTCGGCGTCGGGACCTGGACGAAGATCGGCCTCAACAACACCGACTACAACGATCAGGGCGCCTTCGATGCCACGAACAACCACTTCGTGGCGCCCGTCGACGGCACCTACCTCTTCGGCGCGACGCTCATGTACAAGGTCAACGCCAGCACGACCGCGCGCATGCGGGGGCGGCTGGTGCTGAACGGAACCACGGAAATCCGCGGCTCCGTCGGCGAGATCTCCGCCACCCATGTCTCGCTCGCCACCGCGATCTGGCTGCAGACCATGGTGCCGCTCACCGCGGGCGATACCGTCGAGCTGCAGGGGTATTTCCGGGTCGCGGACGGCTACTTCGCGGCCGATCACACGTCCTTCTGGGGCTGCAAGATCGGATGAGCGGCGGAAGGAGGATCCGATGACACCACCCCGATCCGACGGCTTCGTGCGCATGCCCGACGCCGAGTTCGAGGCGATCCTGACGCGGGCCGCCGAGGAAGGCGCTAAGCGCGCGCTCGCCGATGTCGGTCTCGACGGCGACGAGGCCGCGCTCGACATCCGCGATCTCCGCTCGCTCGTCGATTGCATCCGACTGGTCCGCCGCACCGCGATGCAGACCGCCGTCCGCATGATCACCACCGGCGTCATGCTGGCGCTGCTGGCCGGCATCGCCATCAAGCTCAAGATCTTCGGTGGCAGCCCGTAGCCGCGCCCCATCCCCATTCATCAGCCCGCAATCACCCGCCCTCGAGGCGGGTTTCTTCGTTTCGGAGGACCCCATGACCACGACATTCCATCGCCATTGGCGCGACGTTCCGGAGAGCGCATGGCGCTGGCGGAATTTCAGCCCAGCCGAGATCGCCTGCCGGGGCACCGGCAAGCTGCTGGTCAACGAACCCGCCCTCGACAGGCTGCAGGCGTTGCGTGACCGGCTGGGCAAGCCGCTGATCGTCCGCTCGGCCTATCGCAGCCCCGAGCACAATCGCGCCGTGGGCGGCGCCACCCGGTCGAAGCACCTCGACGGCGCCGCCTTCGACATCGCCATGGCGAACCACGACCCGGTGGCGTTCGAGGCCGCGGCGCGCGAGGTCGGGTTCCTCGGCTTCGGGTTCTACCCGCGATCAGGGTTCATTCATGTCGATCTTGGCCCCGCGCGTCAGTGGGGCGAGCGGTTCCCGGTCCGGGCGACTGCGTTTGCCGCCGAGACGCCGCCCGCTCGCGAGGTGCTGGCTGACAGCCGCACCATGAAGGGTGGAGGCGCGGCCGGAGTGGCGACACTGGGTGCTGCGGGCGTGGAGGTCGCGCAGCAGGTGTTGGCTGAGACGCAATCCGCCATCCTGCCGCTCGTGCCGTATCTCGACACGCTCCGTTGGGTGTTCATCGCCGTCGCTCTCGGCGGGATCGTGGTCACGATCTATGCTCGCCTCGATGACTGGAAGTGGGGGCGGCGGTGATTTGCGGGCTCCTCACCGGGATCGCCACGAGCCCATGGATGCGGGCGGCGCTGCGCTACGGAGCCATCGCGCTGGCAGTGCTCCTGTTCCTGCTTTCGCTTCGGCGCTCCGGGGAGCGAGCGGGACGCCTCGCCGAACGACTTGAAACTACGGAGAAGGCCAATGACGTCCAACGTCGGATGCTGGAAGCGGCGGCTCGCCGTCCTCGCGATCACCACGAGCTTGCTGACAGGCTGCGCGACGGTGAGTTCTGACGTCGAGGGCCTGGCGGCGTGCCCACCGGTCGTCGAGTACAGCGAGGACTTCCAGGAATCGGCGGCAGAGGAGCTGGCTCTGCTGCCGGAGGCCTCTGCGATAGTGGAGATGCTGAGCGACTATGCCGTGATGCGGGAGCAGGCGCGGACGTGCGATGGCCGAGGATCTTCGCTCGCGCCCGGGCTTCACCGGCACCCCACCGTGTCAGGCAGCCTCGTAGTTGGTGTACACCTCGGTGCTGCCGTCATGAAGGATGAGGAACACGTCGTAAGCCTCGCGTTCGCTCTCCGGCCCCATGCCGGGGGAACCGTAGGGCATGCCCGGAACGGCCAGACCCACGGCGTTGGGACGCTCGGCCAGCAGCCGCCGGATATCAGCGGCCGGCACATGGCCCTCGATCATGTAGCCCTCGACTTGGCCGGTGTGACAGGAGACCATCTCTTGCGGGATGCCATTGTCGGACTTGTAGCGCATCAGCATCGTGCCCATGCTCGCCTCGGTCGTGACGGTGAAGCCATCACCTTCCAGGATCTCGATCCAGGCCGAGCAGCAGCCGCAATTCGGGTCCTTCAGGACGTGTATCGACGGTCCTCCGGATTGCGCCAGCGACAGTTGGGGGAGCCCTGCAAGAAGGGCCGCGCTGCCGATCAGCAGGCCCCGTCGGGTGAGGGTGTCTTGTGTCATGTCGTTCTCCATGGGTTGAAGTCAGGTGCGCTCAGAGGTCGATCCGCCTGAGCCGCAGCGCATTGGTGATGACCGAGACCGACGAGAGGCTCATCGCCGCCGCCGCGATCATCGGCGAGAGCAGGAGGCCGGTCAGGGGATAGAGCACCCCCGCGGCGACGGGCACGCCTGCGG is part of the Paracoccus stylophorae genome and encodes:
- a CDS encoding DUF2793 domain-containing protein, coding for MSDATTHLLLPYILAAQAQKHVTHNEALRILDGLVQLSVLDRDLAAPPASPADGDRYIVGSGATGDWAGWDLNVALWTDGAWLRLPPRTGWRAWVEDERLLLVFDGAGWVGTTPSELQNMALLGVGTTADASNPFSAKLNAALWTAKTVAEGGTGDLFYTMNKEAAGDDLGLTLQTGFVTKALVGLFGSDRFRLAVSADGSTFFDGLSVDNATGIVDQPRLPRFKAYTNYDNYVGVGTWTKIGLNNTDYNDQGAFDATNNHFVAPVDGTYLFGATLMYKVNASTTARMRGRLVLNGTTEIRGSVGEISATHVSLATAIWLQTMVPLTAGDTVELQGYFRVADGYFAADHTSFWGCKIG
- a CDS encoding DUF6127 family protein, producing the protein MTPPRSDGFVRMPDAEFEAILTRAAEEGAKRALADVGLDGDEAALDIRDLRSLVDCIRLVRRTAMQTAVRMITTGVMLALLAGIAIKLKIFGGSP
- a CDS encoding YcbK family protein — its product is MTTTFHRHWRDVPESAWRWRNFSPAEIACRGTGKLLVNEPALDRLQALRDRLGKPLIVRSAYRSPEHNRAVGGATRSKHLDGAAFDIAMANHDPVAFEAAAREVGFLGFGFYPRSGFIHVDLGPARQWGERFPVRATAFAAETPPAREVLADSRTMKGGGAAGVATLGAAGVEVAQQVLAETQSAILPLVPYLDTLRWVFIAVALGGIVVTIYARLDDWKWGRR
- a CDS encoding DUF411 domain-containing protein, with product MTQDTLTRRGLLIGSAALLAGLPQLSLAQSGGPSIHVLKDPNCGCCSAWIEILEGDGFTVTTEASMGTMLMRYKSDNGIPQEMVSCHTGQVEGYMIEGHVPAADIRRLLAERPNAVGLAVPGMPYGSPGMGPESEREAYDVFLILHDGSTEVYTNYEAA